The Ectothiorhodospiraceae bacterium 2226 region TTGTACTTACGGGCCGACTCGCGGTCGCCCTCGCCCTGGATTTTGCTGCGGTCGTCGCTCATAGAAAACCTCCCTGTTTTCTCGACACGGCTGCGCCGCTCAATCGGCGCACTCAGGGCTAACTATAGACCAGCGCCCCGATCCGCCCGCCGCCGCTCCGACGGCGGCGCGTGCCCCGCCGGACTACACTGCCGCTCATGCAAGGGCGGGAAATTCAGTTTGTCAGACGCATGCTGGTGGCGATTGCGATCGGCGCCGGCGCGCTGCTGGCGTTCGTGTTCCTGCACTTTCTGACCGAGGTGTTGCTGCTGGTGTTTGCGGGTGTGCTGGTGGCCATCCTCCTGCGCGGACTGGCCGACCTGGTGGCCGACTATACGCCGGCGTCCCCCGGTTGGGCGCTGGCGCTGGTACTGTTGGGGATCGTCGGGGCGGTGGGCGGCACCCTGGCGGCCTGGGGCCCCGCGATGGTGCAGGGCACGATCGATCTGATTCAGAATCTTCCCGAGGCCTGGGAAGGGGTGTCCGAGCGCCTTGCCGAGATCGATTGGCTGCAGGGGCTGATGGAGCGCGGCGAGGAAGCCGGCGCCGCGCTGGTGCCCGAGGACGTGGTTACGCATCTCACCGGCATCTTCTCCACCCTGATCGGTGCCGTGGTGGGTTTCTTCATTATTCTCTTCACCGGTATCTACCTCAGCATCGAGCCCCGCCTCTATACGCAGGGGATACTGCACCTGGTGCCCCGCCCGCGGCGCGCGCGGGCCTGCGAGGTGCTGCTGGCGCTGCGCTGGATCCTGCAGTGGTGGCTGCTCGCGCGCCTGATGACCATGACCATTGTGGGTGTGCTCACCTGGATCGGGCTGCTGCTGCTCGGGGTGCCCATGGCAGGTACGCTGGGACTGCTATCGGGCGCGCTGACCTTCGTTCCTACGCTGGGACCGATCGTGGCGGCCATCCCCGCCATCCTGCTCGGCCTGGCCGAAGACCCCATCACCGCGCTGTGGGTGGTCGGCCTGTACATTGCGGTGCAGAACTTGGAGGGCTACATCATCACGCCCCTGGTCGAGCGGCGGATCGTGTCGGTGCCGCCGGCGCTGTTGTTGGTGTTCCAGTTGGTGATGGCCCTGTGGGCCGGCATCCTCGGACTGCTGCTCGCGACCCCGGTGCTGGTGACGCTGATGGTGCTGATCAAGATGCTCTACGTGGAGGATGCGCTCGGCGACGACATGGACACCGAGGCCGGGGCCGAGACCAGCGGCGAGGAGGACGTCCCCCAGGGGGCCGCGGCCACCGAGGATCCGCCGCCCGAGGAAGCCGCGCCGGCTAGTCGCCGATCACGGTGACGGTGACGCGACGCCGATGGCCGGCGTGGCGGTGCTCCCACAGGAAGATGCCCTGCCAGGTGCCGAGCGCCAAGTCGCCGCCCCCGATCGGCACGCTGACGTCGCTGCCGGTGAGCAGCGTGCGCACGTGCGCGGGCATATCGTCCGGGCCTTCGTCGTCGTGCTGGAA contains the following coding sequences:
- a CDS encoding AI-2E family transporter — translated: MLVAIAIGAGALLAFVFLHFLTEVLLLVFAGVLVAILLRGLADLVADYTPASPGWALALVLLGIVGAVGGTLAAWGPAMVQGTIDLIQNLPEAWEGVSERLAEIDWLQGLMERGEEAGAALVPEDVVTHLTGIFSTLIGAVVGFFIILFTGIYLSIEPRLYTQGILHLVPRPRRARACEVLLALRWILQWWLLARLMTMTIVGVLTWIGLLLLGVPMAGTLGLLSGALTFVPTLGPIVAAIPAILLGLAEDPITALWVVGLYIAVQNLEGYIITPLVERRIVSVPPALLLVFQLVMALWAGILGLLLATPVLVTLMVLIKMLYVEDALGDDMDTEAGAETSGEEDVPQGAAATEDPPPEEAAPASRRSR